In a genomic window of Saccharothrix sp. HUAS TT1:
- a CDS encoding acyl-CoA carboxylase subunit epsilon: MNGEPHLRVVRGNPDDVELAALAAIVTGLAAADGPAGDAPRGSAWSDRSRQVRRPLPHGPGAWRASGLPG; the protein is encoded by the coding sequence GTGAACGGCGAACCGCACCTCCGGGTGGTGCGTGGCAACCCGGACGACGTGGAGCTGGCCGCCCTGGCGGCGATCGTGACGGGCTTGGCGGCTGCCGACGGACCGGCGGGCGACGCGCCCCGCGGTTCGGCGTGGTCGGACAGGTCCAGGCAGGTCAGGCGCCCGCTGCCGCACGGCCCGGGCGCGTGGCGCGCCTCCGGCCTGCCCGGCTGA
- a CDS encoding adenosylcobinamide amidohydrolase codes for MIERHPGVLVWRLPAPVLAISSGPHGGGLGVRHWALNATVPRDYARRDPDAHVREIAADLGLRGAGTGLLTAVDVRDVVVEADGGVRSWVTTGIGAHPTWAAGPPAGELPVVGTINAVCVLPVRLADAAMVNAVATVAEAKAQALGEEGVPGTGTVTDAVVLLCPLDGPVEPYGGPRSVIGSALARTVHRAVRTGISLERSGTGPRVVTSNARPTTMPGDGEDRRWP; via the coding sequence GTGATCGAGCGGCACCCCGGCGTCCTGGTGTGGCGGCTGCCCGCGCCGGTGCTGGCGATCTCGTCCGGGCCGCACGGCGGCGGGCTCGGCGTCCGGCACTGGGCGTTGAACGCGACCGTGCCGAGGGACTACGCGCGGCGCGACCCGGACGCGCACGTCCGGGAGATCGCCGCCGACCTCGGCCTGCGCGGCGCGGGCACCGGGCTGCTCACCGCCGTCGACGTGCGGGACGTGGTGGTGGAGGCCGACGGCGGCGTGCGGTCGTGGGTGACGACCGGGATCGGCGCGCACCCGACGTGGGCGGCCGGGCCGCCGGCCGGGGAGCTGCCCGTCGTCGGCACGATCAACGCGGTGTGCGTGCTGCCGGTGCGGCTGGCCGACGCGGCCATGGTGAACGCGGTCGCCACCGTCGCCGAGGCCAAGGCGCAGGCGTTGGGCGAGGAGGGCGTGCCGGGCACCGGGACGGTCACCGACGCGGTCGTGCTGCTGTGCCCGCTGGACGGTCCGGTCGAGCCCTACGGCGGCCCGCGATCGGTGATCGGCTCGGCGCTCGCCCGAACGGTCCACCGCGCCGTCCGCACCGGTATTTCGCTGGAGCGCTCGGGAACCGGGCCCCGGGTCGTAACGTCCAACGCGCGACCGACGACCATGCCCGGCGACGGCGAAGACCGGAGGTGGCCGTGA
- a CDS encoding hydroxymethylglutaryl-CoA lyase: MGAREVGLPDTVGTGGLPDRVTIWEVGPRDGLQNESEVVPVDVKLEFLDRLADAGGTVLEATSFVHPKWVPQLADAEELLAGLVKRPGVEYPVLVPNERGLERALRAGVEHVAIFASATETFARRNLNRSLDEQFAMFDPVVSRARAEGLRVRGYVSMCFGDPWEGAVPRDQVVGVGKRLLDMGCDQLSLGDTIGVATPGQVTALLAGFDDVDRLAVHFHDTYGQALANTLAALQSGVRTVDASAGGLGGCPYAESATGNLATEDLVWMLDGLGVEHGVDLDKLADTSAWMAQRLGRPSPSRVVRALRG; the protein is encoded by the coding sequence ATGGGCGCGCGTGAAGTCGGACTGCCGGACACGGTCGGCACGGGCGGTCTGCCGGACCGCGTGACGATCTGGGAGGTCGGGCCGCGGGACGGGCTGCAGAACGAGTCCGAGGTGGTGCCGGTCGACGTCAAGCTGGAGTTCCTGGACCGGCTGGCCGACGCGGGCGGCACGGTGCTGGAGGCCACGAGCTTCGTGCACCCCAAGTGGGTGCCTCAGCTGGCCGACGCGGAGGAGCTGCTGGCCGGGCTGGTCAAGCGCCCCGGCGTGGAGTACCCGGTGCTGGTGCCCAACGAGCGCGGCCTGGAACGGGCGCTGCGGGCGGGCGTCGAGCACGTCGCGATCTTCGCCAGTGCCACCGAGACGTTCGCGCGGCGCAACCTGAACCGGTCGCTGGACGAGCAGTTCGCCATGTTCGACCCGGTGGTGTCCCGGGCCAGGGCCGAGGGGCTGCGGGTCCGCGGGTACGTCTCGATGTGCTTCGGCGACCCGTGGGAGGGCGCCGTGCCGCGCGACCAGGTCGTCGGCGTCGGCAAGCGGCTGCTGGACATGGGCTGCGACCAGCTCTCGCTCGGCGACACGATCGGCGTGGCCACGCCCGGTCAGGTGACCGCGCTGCTGGCGGGCTTCGACGACGTGGACCGGCTCGCGGTGCACTTCCACGACACGTACGGGCAGGCGCTGGCGAACACGCTGGCCGCGCTGCAGTCGGGCGTGCGCACCGTCGACGCGTCCGCGGGCGGGCTCGGCGGCTGCCCCTACGCGGAGTCCGCGACCGGCAACCTCGCCACCGAGGACCTGGTGTGGATGCTCGACGGGCTGGGCGTCGAGCACGGCGTCGACCTGGACAAGCTGGCCGACACCAGCGCGTGGATGGCTCAGCGGCTGGGCCGGCCGAGCCCGTCGCGGGTGGTGCGGGCGCTGCGGGGGTAG
- a CDS encoding YbaB/EbfC family nucleoid-associated protein, whose product MTTDHRAQVDQLLADYRRSREQLASAQRDLARVSGVTTSPDGSVTAVVDAKGALVDLELTDAAYRLRPAQLAQLVLRTAREAAAEAAEGAYRALSPVLPAGTDPEALLRGTADLRPDEVRPPEPTRPRPVDDEDFEQREWLEAEAPAPGRTRARRTR is encoded by the coding sequence GTGACGACCGATCACCGCGCGCAGGTGGACCAGCTGCTGGCCGACTACCGGCGCAGCCGCGAGCAGCTGGCGTCCGCGCAGCGCGACCTGGCCCGGGTCTCCGGGGTGACCACCAGCCCCGACGGCTCGGTGACCGCGGTGGTCGACGCCAAGGGCGCGCTGGTCGACCTGGAGCTGACCGACGCCGCGTACCGGTTGCGGCCCGCGCAGCTCGCCCAGCTGGTCCTGCGGACCGCGCGGGAGGCGGCGGCCGAGGCCGCCGAGGGCGCGTACCGGGCGCTGAGCCCGGTGCTGCCCGCCGGCACCGACCCCGAGGCGTTGTTGCGCGGCACCGCCGACCTGCGCCCCGACGAGGTCCGGCCGCCCGAGCCGACCCGCCCGCGCCCGGTCGACGACGAGGACTTCGAGCAGCGCGAATGGCTCGAAGCGGAAGCCCCTGCCCCGGGCAGGACGCGCGCGAGGAGAACGAGATGA
- a CDS encoding nucleoside triphosphate pyrophosphatase, with translation MRFVLASQSPARLAVLRAAGVEPVVRVSGVDEDALAASLTDPTPEELVTALAEAKAEAIARDEDDAVVIGCDSMLRTADGEVHGKPGTVDVARERWKKMAGTTGALLTGHAVLRMRGGQVVDRAVGHEATLVRFGRPTEDELEAYLSTGEPLRVAGAFTLDGLGGWFVDGIDGDPSSVIGISLPLTRRLLRQVGVPVSAIW, from the coding sequence GTGCGCTTCGTCCTCGCCTCCCAGTCCCCCGCCCGCCTGGCCGTGCTCCGCGCCGCCGGGGTGGAGCCCGTCGTCCGCGTGTCCGGCGTCGACGAGGACGCGCTGGCCGCCTCGCTCACCGACCCGACGCCGGAGGAGCTGGTCACGGCGCTGGCCGAGGCCAAGGCCGAGGCGATCGCCCGCGACGAGGACGACGCCGTGGTCATCGGCTGCGACTCGATGCTGCGCACCGCCGACGGCGAGGTGCACGGCAAGCCGGGCACGGTCGACGTCGCGCGCGAGCGCTGGAAGAAGATGGCCGGCACCACCGGCGCCCTGCTGACCGGGCACGCCGTGCTGCGGATGCGCGGCGGGCAGGTGGTGGACCGGGCCGTCGGGCACGAGGCGACGCTGGTCCGGTTCGGCCGGCCGACCGAGGACGAGCTGGAGGCGTACCTGTCGACCGGCGAGCCGCTGCGGGTCGCGGGCGCGTTCACGCTCGACGGCCTGGGCGGCTGGTTCGTGGACGGCATCGACGGCGACCCGTCCAGCGTGATCGGCATCAGCCTGCCGCTGACCCGGCGGCTGCTGCGCCAGGTCGGCGTCCCGGTGTCCGCCATCTGGTAG
- a CDS encoding PH domain-containing protein, with translation MAYPDDLLSPGEHVVIHQHPHWRVLLGPVLALVVAVGGGAYLSVLVSDLGWAPVGWVVLGAVVVVLVAWLTVAPLLRWGTTHFVITSDRVMYRIGVFKRTGLTIPLDRVSSVRFEHGLVDRLLGCGTLVVESASDEPLEFDDIARVERVRSTLYREINDNPADDHRPEDRVADGRA, from the coding sequence GTGGCCTACCCGGACGACCTGCTCAGCCCCGGCGAGCACGTCGTGATCCACCAGCACCCGCACTGGAGGGTGCTGCTCGGGCCGGTGCTGGCGCTCGTCGTCGCGGTCGGCGGCGGCGCCTACCTGAGCGTGCTGGTGTCGGACCTCGGCTGGGCACCGGTCGGCTGGGTCGTGCTGGGCGCGGTCGTCGTGGTGCTGGTCGCCTGGCTGACCGTCGCGCCGCTGCTGCGCTGGGGCACCACGCACTTCGTCATCACCAGCGACCGCGTGATGTACCGGATCGGGGTGTTCAAGCGCACCGGCCTGACCATCCCGCTGGACCGGGTGAGCAGCGTCCGCTTCGAGCACGGGCTGGTCGACCGGCTGCTCGGCTGCGGCACGCTGGTCGTCGAGTCGGCCTCCGACGAGCCGTTGGAGTTCGACGACATCGCTCGCGTGGAGCGGGTGCGGTCCACGCTGTACCGGGAGATCAACGACAACCCGGCCGACGACCACCGGCCGGAGGACAGGGTCGCAGATGGGCGCGCGTGA
- a CDS encoding TNT domain-containing protein, with protein MGIELPAELADVAAKAGVSWPQADEDKMRASATAWRDAGAKLSALAGESDGSAGKALAAMSGATGEAARGHWNAFTAPDGTLNSVVRGCHAAADRLDHAAEQIAAAKVELVRELVDLAKNNDAAQQAAGAGHPTALLGLDVAVRGAAANVAHLTDVLTSAVRLDSGVQVGGHQLPVNANPGVHGPGAHGPGDVGPGEAGPGQGSGAGAGAGSGSGAPGAVPVSAPGGQPPGLVGGLVGGLTDVVVRATEPAVELVGAVAPPAAAVVDPLVDKASDVAKGAGGAVDAAVDRTLQGAADIVQGADHGRGPDHGRGPDHAPGRSGDAPGPGNTPGLGNAPGPGNAPGLGNAVGNLVGNAVGGVVNPVLGAASGVAAPVVDAVSRPEGTVTQSAAAVLDRPLVPHVEAPHAQPAAPAANQAAPQGPAFNGPNVGGGPAPAGPAAAAAAAAVAPNPAANAAGAAANAAVANTQAPGQQAAPKAEARAAQAVQAAQPQPGQAPAQGPGQSQGQGPGQGQSQNQGQSQGAQAKAENQAKAEAQPKAETQAKAESAVKGDLKGDLKNVDPKDLEEALAAAADQVKDGDLAFAIVPVPIGGLGGGRSPLLSGPTAAVLPTGADDAADDTPPAPPVRAARTAEPTTEAAALFLLHMFPGGTLPPPAAAPARQLPPPSEDEAFAAGLRFEPQGHPDGHLVDTSARIGLDLSFAGREGLASRLSGGGPAGASTDPAPARNRPRLVLTPGGAADPVLLDGYDPLAGMNERDWDRRFLVRADPPEYAWPPGELFPEGGYEAGQPGVLAVGVELDRFGGPEGRVLSESGTSYAARSLPPALVDAGYHRYRVVKVLPVWFTLSAEWFGQPGGGVRYRATHPVADLVALGYLEEMA; from the coding sequence ATGGGGATCGAGCTGCCGGCCGAGCTGGCCGACGTCGCCGCCAAAGCCGGGGTGTCGTGGCCGCAGGCCGACGAGGACAAGATGCGCGCCTCGGCCACCGCGTGGCGGGACGCGGGCGCCAAGCTGTCCGCGCTGGCAGGCGAGTCCGACGGTTCGGCGGGCAAGGCGCTGGCCGCCATGTCCGGGGCGACCGGCGAGGCGGCGCGCGGCCACTGGAACGCGTTCACCGCGCCGGACGGCACGCTGAACTCCGTCGTGCGCGGCTGCCACGCGGCGGCCGACCGGCTGGACCACGCGGCCGAGCAGATCGCCGCGGCCAAGGTCGAGCTGGTGCGCGAGCTGGTGGACCTGGCGAAGAACAACGACGCGGCGCAGCAGGCGGCCGGCGCCGGGCACCCGACGGCGCTGCTCGGGTTGGACGTGGCGGTGCGCGGTGCGGCGGCGAACGTCGCCCACCTGACCGACGTGTTGACCAGCGCGGTGCGGTTGGACAGCGGCGTGCAGGTCGGCGGCCACCAGCTCCCGGTCAACGCCAACCCCGGCGTGCACGGCCCCGGTGCGCACGGTCCCGGCGACGTCGGTCCCGGTGAGGCCGGTCCGGGTCAGGGGTCCGGGGCGGGCGCCGGGGCGGGTTCCGGCTCCGGTGCTCCTGGCGCGGTTCCGGTGAGCGCTCCGGGCGGGCAGCCCCCCGGCCTGGTCGGTGGCTTGGTCGGCGGGCTGACCGACGTGGTGGTCCGGGCGACCGAACCGGCGGTGGAGCTGGTCGGCGCGGTCGCGCCGCCCGCCGCCGCCGTGGTCGACCCGTTGGTGGACAAGGCGAGCGACGTCGCCAAGGGCGCGGGCGGTGCGGTGGACGCGGCGGTCGACCGCACGCTCCAGGGCGCGGCGGACATCGTCCAGGGCGCCGATCACGGGCGCGGTCCCGACCACGGACGCGGTCCCGACCACGCGCCCGGCCGGTCCGGCGACGCACCCGGCCCCGGCAACACGCCCGGCTTGGGCAACGCGCCCGGTCCGGGCAACGCGCCCGGCTTGGGCAACGCGGTCGGCAACCTGGTCGGCAACGCGGTCGGTGGCGTGGTGAACCCGGTCCTGGGCGCGGCGTCCGGCGTCGCGGCCCCGGTGGTGGACGCCGTCAGCAGGCCCGAGGGCACGGTCACCCAGTCGGCGGCGGCGGTCCTGGACCGCCCGCTGGTGCCGCACGTCGAAGCCCCGCACGCGCAACCCGCCGCTCCGGCCGCGAACCAGGCCGCGCCACAGGGTCCGGCGTTCAACGGCCCGAACGTCGGTGGGGGTCCCGCACCGGCAGGTCCGGCCGCCGCAGCCGCCGCAGCGGCCGTCGCGCCCAACCCGGCCGCCAACGCCGCCGGCGCCGCTGCCAACGCCGCCGTCGCGAACACCCAGGCGCCGGGCCAGCAGGCAGCCCCGAAGGCCGAGGCGCGCGCCGCCCAGGCAGTCCAGGCCGCCCAGCCCCAGCCGGGTCAGGCCCCCGCGCAGGGACCGGGCCAGAGCCAGGGTCAAGGACCGGGCCAGGGGCAGAGCCAGAACCAGGGTCAGAGCCAGGGCGCTCAGGCCAAGGCCGAGAACCAGGCCAAGGCGGAAGCCCAGCCGAAGGCGGAAACCCAGGCCAAGGCCGAGAGCGCCGTCAAGGGCGACCTCAAGGGCGATCTCAAGAACGTCGACCCGAAGGACCTCGAGGAAGCCCTGGCCGCCGCCGCCGACCAGGTGAAGGACGGCGACCTCGCGTTCGCGATCGTCCCCGTCCCGATCGGCGGTCTCGGGGGCGGGCGCTCCCCGCTCCTGTCCGGCCCGACGGCGGCGGTCCTGCCGACCGGAGCCGACGACGCAGCCGACGACACCCCGCCCGCACCCCCGGTGCGGGCCGCGCGGACCGCGGAGCCGACCACCGAGGCGGCGGCGCTGTTCCTGCTGCACATGTTCCCCGGCGGCACGCTCCCGCCGCCCGCCGCCGCACCCGCCCGCCAGCTGCCACCGCCGTCCGAGGACGAGGCGTTCGCGGCGGGCCTGCGCTTCGAACCGCAGGGCCACCCCGACGGCCACCTGGTCGACACCTCCGCCCGGATCGGCCTGGACCTGAGCTTCGCCGGTCGGGAAGGGCTCGCGTCCCGGCTCTCCGGCGGGGGACCGGCCGGGGCGTCGACCGACCCGGCGCCCGCCCGCAACCGACCCCGCCTGGTCCTCACGCCCGGCGGCGCGGCGGACCCGGTGCTGCTCGACGGCTACGACCCGCTGGCCGGGATGAACGAGCGCGACTGGGACCGCCGGTTCCTGGTCCGCGCCGACCCGCCCGAGTACGCCTGGCCGCCCGGTGAGCTGTTCCCCGAGGGCGGCTACGAGGCGGGGCAGCCCGGTGTCCTCGCGGTCGGCGTCGAGCTGGACCGGTTCGGCGGGCCCGAGGGCCGGGTGCTGTCCGAGTCGGGGACGTCCTACGCCGCGCGCTCGCTGCCGCCCGCCCTGGTGGACGCGGGCTACCACCGCTACCGGGTGGTCAAGGTGCTGCCGGTGTGGTTCACCCTGTCCGCCGAGTGGTTCGGCCAGCCCGGCGGCGGTGTCCGGTACCGCGCCACCCACCCGGTGGCCGACCTGGTCGCGCTCGGCTACCTGGAGGAGATGGCATGA
- a CDS encoding dicarboxylate/amino acid:cation symporter produces the protein MSFVRSYTKPKVFGATVLAALVLGALAGYLAKATDQAWLTTALGQIGDVFTSLLQFTVIPLVFTAIVVGITSLRRLGTNRAARLGGKTLLWFAATSLIAVLVGLAIALIFKPGSGVQVEPSQAAVEKLAARDQGSWSTLLETLIPSNLFSAFTEGEVLQVVFISVLVGFAAYALGERAAPFVTLTRSAFDLIQKIVGWIVLLAPIGVFGLIGTAFATYGNSFVQPLFSLIASVYGGSLLVLFVVYPLLLRFVGRVSPVTFFSKAWTAIQFAFVSRSSGATLPLSRQTAANLGVDDDYASFAVPLGTTTKMDGCAAVYPAIATVFIANLFGVQLGVWQYVAIVAVAVFGALATAGTTGWFTMLTLTLGAVNMPPEVIATGVAVVYAIDPILDMVRTATNVTGQITVPVLVARGEGLLDDEVLNAPSEPPLLSGPTPRPTTVPA, from the coding sequence GTGTCGTTCGTCCGCAGTTACACCAAGCCGAAGGTCTTCGGCGCCACCGTCCTCGCCGCGCTCGTCCTGGGTGCGCTCGCGGGGTACCTGGCGAAGGCCACCGACCAGGCGTGGCTCACCACCGCCCTGGGGCAGATCGGCGACGTCTTCACCAGCCTGCTGCAGTTCACCGTCATCCCCCTGGTGTTCACCGCCATCGTGGTGGGCATCACCAGCCTCCGCCGCCTGGGCACGAACCGCGCGGCCCGGCTGGGCGGCAAGACGCTGCTGTGGTTCGCCGCCACGTCGCTGATCGCCGTGCTCGTCGGCCTCGCCATCGCGTTGATCTTCAAGCCGGGCTCCGGCGTGCAGGTCGAGCCGTCGCAGGCGGCCGTGGAGAAGCTGGCCGCCCGCGACCAGGGCTCGTGGAGCACGCTGCTGGAGACCCTGATCCCGTCCAACCTGTTCAGCGCGTTCACCGAGGGTGAAGTGCTCCAGGTCGTGTTCATCTCGGTGCTGGTCGGCTTCGCCGCGTACGCGCTCGGCGAGCGGGCCGCGCCGTTCGTCACGCTGACGCGGTCGGCGTTCGACCTGATCCAGAAGATCGTCGGCTGGATCGTGCTGCTGGCCCCGATCGGCGTGTTCGGCCTGATCGGCACCGCGTTCGCCACGTACGGCAACTCGTTCGTCCAGCCGCTGTTCTCGCTGATCGCGTCGGTGTACGGCGGGTCGCTGCTGGTGCTGTTCGTGGTGTACCCGCTGCTGCTGCGGTTCGTCGGCCGGGTGTCGCCGGTGACGTTCTTCAGCAAGGCGTGGACCGCGATCCAGTTCGCCTTCGTGTCCCGCTCGTCGGGCGCGACCCTGCCGCTGAGCAGGCAGACCGCCGCCAACCTCGGCGTGGACGACGACTACGCGTCGTTCGCCGTGCCGCTGGGCACCACCACGAAGATGGACGGTTGCGCCGCCGTGTACCCGGCCATCGCCACGGTGTTCATCGCGAACCTGTTCGGCGTGCAGCTGGGCGTGTGGCAGTACGTGGCGATCGTCGCGGTGGCCGTGTTCGGCGCCCTGGCCACCGCCGGGACCACCGGCTGGTTCACCATGCTGACGCTGACCCTGGGCGCGGTGAACATGCCGCCGGAGGTCATCGCCACCGGTGTCGCCGTGGTCTACGCGATCGACCCGATCCTGGACATGGTCCGCACCGCCACCAACGTGACCGGCCAGATCACCGTCCCGGTCCTGGTCGCCCGCGGCGAGGGCCTGCTGGACGACGAGGTCCTGAACGCCCCCAGCGAACCCCCGCTGCTCTCCGGCCCGACCCCCCGCCCCACCACCGTCCCCGCCTGA
- a CDS encoding biotin--[acetyl-CoA-carboxylase] ligase, whose amino-acid sequence MTLDAAALRDKLIGPYAALDVVAETGSTNADLSAAADRGAHDRTVLVAERQSAGQGRRGRGWTSPTGGLYLSALFRPTGVAPSRLPWLTLLAGLALVRTARGVGVDATLKWPNDLLVGDAKAAGVLAQAAAGPGPAVVVGIGLNVAALPADVEPGAGGLVPTSLEDHAGPLDRTQVAITLLAELAALERRWREAGGDEPSSREEYREHCVTLGRRVRVELARGESLLGTARYLETDGTLVVRDEDGVDHSVSAGDVVHLRVR is encoded by the coding sequence GTGACTCTGGACGCCGCCGCACTGCGCGACAAGCTCATCGGTCCCTACGCGGCCCTGGACGTGGTCGCCGAGACCGGTTCCACGAACGCCGACCTGAGCGCCGCGGCCGATCGGGGCGCGCACGACCGCACCGTCCTGGTCGCCGAGCGCCAGAGCGCGGGCCAGGGCCGCCGCGGCCGGGGCTGGACGTCGCCCACCGGCGGCCTCTACCTGAGCGCGCTGTTCCGCCCGACCGGTGTGGCGCCCTCGCGGCTGCCGTGGCTGACGCTGCTCGCGGGCTTGGCGCTGGTCCGCACCGCCAGGGGCGTCGGCGTGGACGCGACCCTCAAGTGGCCGAACGACCTGCTCGTCGGTGACGCCAAGGCGGCGGGCGTGCTGGCCCAGGCCGCCGCCGGCCCGGGTCCGGCCGTGGTCGTCGGCATCGGGCTCAACGTGGCCGCGCTGCCCGCCGACGTCGAGCCCGGCGCGGGCGGCCTCGTGCCGACCAGCCTCGAAGACCACGCCGGGCCGTTGGACCGGACGCAGGTGGCGATCACCCTGCTGGCGGAGCTGGCCGCGCTGGAGCGGCGGTGGCGGGAGGCCGGCGGCGACGAGCCGTCGTCGCGCGAGGAGTACCGCGAGCACTGCGTCACGCTCGGCCGCCGGGTGCGGGTGGAGCTGGCCAGGGGCGAGTCGCTGCTCGGCACGGCGCGCTACCTGGAGACCGACGGCACGCTGGTGGTGCGCGACGAGGACGGCGTCGACCACTCCGTTTCCGCCGGGGACGTGGTGCACCTCCGGGTACGGTGA
- a CDS encoding acyl-CoA carboxylase subunit beta has protein sequence MSSATAPIGEEPDVHTTAGKLADLHRRNEEAVHAGSARMVEKQHSKGKKTARERIGLLLDPGSFVELDELARHRSTNFGQDRNRPYGDGVVTGYGTVDGRPVCVFSQDVTIFGGSLGEVYGEKIVKVMELAIRTGRPIIGINEGGGARIQEGVVSLGLYGEIFRRNVAASGVVPQISLIMGAAAGGHVYSPALTDFVVMVDQTSHMFITGPDVIKTVTGEDVGFEELGGGRTHNTKSGNAHYLGDNEEDAISYVKELLSYLPANNMSEPPVFDAPDDVVHGSVEDSVTDSDRELDALIPDSANQPYDMHEVITRVLDEGEFLEVQPLFAPNILIGFGRVDGHSVGIVANQPTQFAGCLDIDASEKAARFVRTCDAFNIPVLTFVDVPGFLPGTDQEWNGIIRRGAKLIYAYAEATVPLVTVITRKAYGGAYDVMGSKHLGADINLAWPTAQIAVMGAQGAANIVHRKTLAAASTAGEDVDALRARLQQEYEDTLCNPYVAAERGYVDGVIPPSFTRAHVARSLAMLRDKREVLPPKKHGNIPL, from the coding sequence ATGAGCAGTGCGACCGCCCCCATCGGCGAGGAGCCGGACGTCCACACCACCGCCGGGAAGCTGGCCGACCTGCACCGGCGCAACGAGGAGGCCGTGCACGCGGGCTCGGCGCGCATGGTGGAGAAGCAGCACTCCAAGGGCAAGAAGACGGCCCGCGAGCGCATCGGGCTGCTGCTCGACCCCGGTTCGTTCGTCGAGCTGGACGAGCTGGCGCGGCACCGCTCGACCAACTTCGGCCAGGACCGCAACCGGCCCTACGGCGACGGCGTGGTGACCGGCTACGGCACCGTCGACGGCCGCCCGGTGTGCGTGTTCAGCCAGGACGTCACGATCTTCGGCGGCTCGCTCGGCGAGGTGTACGGCGAGAAGATCGTCAAGGTGATGGAGCTGGCCATCAGGACCGGCCGGCCGATCATCGGCATCAACGAGGGCGGCGGCGCGCGCATCCAGGAGGGCGTCGTCTCGCTCGGCCTCTACGGCGAGATCTTCCGCCGCAACGTGGCCGCGTCCGGCGTCGTGCCGCAGATCTCGCTGATCATGGGCGCGGCGGCGGGCGGTCACGTCTACTCGCCCGCGCTGACCGACTTCGTGGTCATGGTCGACCAGACCTCGCACATGTTCATCACCGGCCCGGACGTGATCAAGACCGTCACCGGCGAGGACGTCGGCTTCGAGGAGCTGGGCGGCGGGCGCACCCACAACACCAAGTCGGGCAACGCGCACTACCTCGGTGACAACGAGGAGGACGCCATCTCCTACGTCAAGGAGCTGCTGTCCTACCTGCCCGCGAACAACATGTCCGAGCCGCCCGTCTTCGACGCGCCGGACGACGTGGTGCACGGCTCGGTCGAGGACTCCGTCACCGACTCCGACCGCGAGCTGGACGCGCTGATCCCGGACTCGGCCAACCAGCCGTACGACATGCACGAGGTCATCACCCGGGTGCTGGACGAGGGCGAGTTCCTGGAGGTCCAGCCGCTGTTCGCGCCCAACATCCTGATCGGGTTCGGCCGGGTGGACGGCCACTCGGTCGGCATCGTGGCCAACCAGCCGACCCAGTTCGCGGGCTGCCTGGACATCGACGCCTCGGAGAAGGCCGCCCGGTTCGTGCGGACCTGCGACGCGTTCAACATCCCGGTGCTGACCTTCGTGGACGTGCCCGGCTTCCTGCCCGGCACCGACCAGGAGTGGAACGGCATCATCCGGCGCGGCGCGAAGCTGATCTACGCCTACGCCGAGGCGACCGTGCCGCTGGTCACCGTGATCACCCGGAAGGCGTACGGCGGCGCGTACGACGTGATGGGTTCCAAGCACCTGGGCGCGGACATCAACCTGGCGTGGCCGACGGCGCAGATCGCTGTCATGGGCGCGCAGGGCGCGGCGAACATCGTGCACCGCAAGACGCTGGCAGCCGCTTCGACGGCCGGTGAGGACGTGGACGCGCTGCGGGCGCGGCTGCAGCAGGAGTACGAAGACACCCTCTGCAACCCTTACGTCGCCGCCGAACGCGGTTATGTTGATGGTGTGATCCCTCCCTCTTTCACGCGCGCGCACGTCGCCAGGTCGTTGGCGATGCTGCGCGACAAGCGCGAGGTGCTGCCGCCCAAGAAGCACGGGAACATCCCGCTGTGA
- a CDS encoding WXG100 family type VII secretion target has translation MNGFHTDLARLAEGADDFAAFAERAGKIAGELSGVLDSLGECWGADAIGQSFAAGHVRPSGDVLTGLTGLSAGFGGVGERFAETARTYRETEEGNRNALGAI, from the coding sequence ATGAACGGCTTCCACACCGACCTCGCCCGGCTCGCCGAGGGCGCCGACGACTTCGCCGCGTTCGCCGAGCGGGCCGGGAAGATCGCGGGCGAGCTGAGCGGCGTGCTCGACTCGCTCGGCGAGTGCTGGGGGGCCGACGCGATCGGGCAGAGCTTCGCGGCGGGCCACGTGCGGCCGTCGGGTGACGTGCTCACCGGGTTGACCGGGTTGAGCGCCGGGTTCGGCGGGGTCGGCGAGCGCTTCGCCGAGACGGCCCGGACCTACCGCGAGACCGAAGAGGGCAACCGCAACGCGCTCGGCGCGATCTGA